One Drosophila santomea strain STO CAGO 1482 chromosome X, Prin_Dsan_1.1, whole genome shotgun sequence DNA segment encodes these proteins:
- the LOC120455124 gene encoding GTP-binding nuclear protein Ran, producing the protein MAQEGQDIPTFKCVLVGDGGTGKTTFVKRHMTGEFEKKYVATLGVEVHPLIFHTNRGAIRFNVWDTAGQEKFGGLRDGYYIQGQCAVIMFDVTSRVTYKNVPNWHRDLVRVCENIPIVLCGNKVDIKDRKVKAKSIVFHRKKNLQYYDISAKSNYNFEKPFLWLARKLVGDPNLEFVAMPALLPPEVKMDKDWQAQIERDLQEAQATALPDEDEDL; encoded by the exons ATGGCTCAGGAAGGTCAGGATATACCCACATTCAAGTGCGTGCTCGTCGGCGATGGAGGCACCGGCAAGACCACCTTCGTCAAGCGCCACATGACCGGCGAGTTCGAGAAGAAGTACGTGGCCACACTGGGCGTGGAGGTGCATCCGCTGATCTTCCACACCAATCGCGGCGCCATCCGTTTCAATGTGTGGGATACCGCTGGCCAGGAGAAGTTCGGCGGTCTTCGCGATGGCTACTACATTCAGGGCCAGTGCGCCGTCATCATGTTCGATGTTACCTCGCGTGTCACCTACAAGAACGTGCCCAACTGGCATCGCGATCTGGTCCGCGTCTGCGAGAACATCCCAATCGTCCTCTGTGGCAACAAAGTCGACATCAAGGACCGCAAGGTGAAAGCGAAGAGCATCGTCTTCCACCGAAAGAAGAACTTGCAG TACTACGACATTTCTGCCAAATCGAACTACAACTTCGAGAAACCATTCCTGTGGCTGGCACGCAAGCTGGTTGGTGATCCCAACCTGGAGTTCGTCGCCATGCCAGCCCTGCTGCCGCCCGAGGTTAAGATGGACAAGGATTGGCAGGCGCAGATCGAGCGGGACTTGCAGGAGGCCCAGGCGACCGCCCTGCccgacgaggacgaggatcTATAA
- the LOC120456262 gene encoding protein quiver has protein sequence MQSTSLFLSVIFLISLVSIDGLLRRCYQCRSRGELGSCKDPFTFNATDVEQEPGVAAIPCASGWCGKVIEGGGAYAIDDYDLAIQRMCVQRGPDDNMDRCADTIYNYKKVYMCFCQGDLCNGTRSWSSAPQMMLIPVLPLLAWLLQRIRN, from the exons ATGCAATCCACTAGCCTCTTTCTGTCTGTGATTTTCCTCATAAGTCTGGTCTCAATCGATG gCCTCCTGCGCCGCTGCTATCAGTGCCGATCCCGCGGGGAATTGGGCAGCTGCAAGGACCCCTTTACTTTCAATGCGACGGATGTGGAGCAGGAACCGGGAGTGGCGGCCATCCCGTGCGCCAGCGGCTGGTGCGGCAAGGTGATCGAGGGCGGCGGCGCCTATGCCATCGATGACTACGACCTGGCCATCCAGCGGATGTGCGTGCAGCGCGGTCCGGATGACAACATGGACCGCTGTGCGGACACCATCTACAACTACAAGAAGGTGTACATGTGCTTCTGCCAGGGCGACCTGTGCAACGGCACGAGGAGCTGGTCCAGTGCACCACAGATGATGCTGATCCCCGTTCTACCGCTGCTCGCCTGGCTGCTCCAGCGGATTCGAAACTAG
- the LOC120456261 gene encoding uncharacterized protein LOC120456261, translating into MSGTHKEHKYTKFRYYMEKCYVLPLELKNDIIYCQRALRDFLKVHGLVSDVFKEQADADPVQMRRILDELEEEVYEINGEQQFLLMRLNDDLEGFCIKLKENNIASLPEMANEYVSAQIVPLIADPNYKITPQSVMARDNEEMLIRKHFLLSQDDDAGVPPLKLSELDENIPLMLAPPVRGLGQQIAAVQPQVNWPKVEEAPARSLDSTAPKRRNITCSSPPPLAPITKTVVAAVPLVPPAQSQNPPMDFEVVAQSRKNLHQALKRARKTKQQPRLFDEEEDMEITSLENSRKNKTSEGRKTPPSLELTNAATNQAANALAKKSVPQMPSQGTAKNNSVKTRNTSRKSSPTPTSNTQPQPAGSPSGSSDDSSAELQQEQQRLFASAAQWRDEPRESRTLPTEYGQETFLGLFGLYTPEVLKKLNQRHSKRKRRTVQNASGVDFHYGQQLNAMDTLVLGVRGHKKTKEKSEFLLSPNEKRLQANSKRAYTRKSKSPDKVTDKSSAAGGSVASGTAVSPCQHGDGGASKCRKCRECRECKRRVEPEAMYCHLCSGFYHMDCHEATKNRQQIQLQNSRCPPCLREQDKLEK; encoded by the exons ATGAGCGGGACCCACAAGGAGCACAAGTACACCAAGTTCAGGTACTACATGGAGAAGTGCTACGTGCTGCCGCTGGAGCTGAAAAACGACATCATCTACTGCCAGCGTGCGCTGCGCGACTTCCTCAAGGTCCACGGG TTGGTCTCGGATGTCTTCAAGGAGCAGGCGGATGCG GATCCCGTGCAGATGCGCCGCATCTTGGACgaactggaggaggaggtgtaCGAGATCAATGGCGAGCAGCAGTTCCTGCTGATGCGTCTGAACGACGATCTGGAGGGATTCTGCATTAAGCTGAAGGAGAACAACATTGCCTCCCTGCCGGAAATGGCCAATGAGTACGTTTCCGCCCAGATAGTGCCTTTGATCGCCGATCCCAACTACAAGATCACTCCGCAATCGGTGATGGCTCGGGACAACGAGGAGATGCTCATCCGCAAGCACTTCCTTCTGAGCCAGGACGACGATGCCGGTGTGCCGCCGCTGAAGCTCAGCGAACTGGACGAGAATATACCGCTGATGCTGGCTCCGCCAGTTAGGGGATTGGGTCAGCAGATCGCCGCCGTTCAGCCGCAGGTGAATTGGCCCAAAGTCGAGGAGGCACCAGCGCGGTCGCTGGATTCGACGGCGCCCAAGCGGAGGAATATCACCTGCAGCTCACCGCCGCCCTTGGCGCCCATAACGAAAACAGTAGTGGCTGCGGTGCCATTAGTACCTCCAGCACAATCACAAAATCCTCCAATGGACTTTGAGGTTGTGGCGCAGAGCCGCAAGAACTTGCATCAGGCATTGAAAAGGGCCAGAAAGACGAAACAGCAACCCCGTTTGTTCGACGAAGAAGAGGATATGGAGATCACCAGTTTGGAGAACAGTCGCAAGAACAAGACCAGCGAGGGCAGGAAAACACCGCCATCGCTCGAGCTAACAAATGCTGCCACCAATCAGGCAGCCAATGCTTTGGCCAAGAAATCCGTGCCACAAATGCCTAGTCAGGGGACGGCGAAAAACAATTCTGTGAAGACTAGAAACACGAGCAGAAAATCTTCGCCAACGCCCACATCCAATACACAGCCGCAGCCAGCGGGTTCGCCGTCCGGCAGCTCCGATGATTCCAGTGCTgaactgcagcaggagcagcaaagGCTCTTCGCATCCGCCGCCCAGTGGCGGGATGAGCCGCGCGAGAGCCGCACCCTGCCGACGGAATACGGCCAGGAGACGTTCCTAGGCCTCTTTGGCCTCTACACGCCGGAAGTGCTCAAGAAGCTGAACCAACGTCACTCGAAGCGCAAGCGTCGCACCGTTCAGAATGCCAGCGGTGTGGATTTCCATTATGGCCAGCAGTTGAATGCCATGGACACGTTGGTACTGGGCGTTCGTGGTCACAAAAAAACCAAGGAGAAGTCTGAATTCTTGCTGTCGCCGAATGAGAAGCGGCTGCAGGCAAACTCCAAGAGGGCGTACACACGCAAGAGCAAGTCGCCGGACAAGGTTACGGACAAGAGCAGCGCAGCCGGAGGTTCTGTCGCGTCGGGAACTGCGGTCTCACCCTGTCAGCATGGAGATGGCGGCGCCTCCAAGTGCCGAAAGTGCCGCGAGTGCAGGGAATGCAAACGGCGTGTGG AGCCCGAAGCGATGTACTGCCACTTATGCAGCGGATTTTACCACATGGACTGCCACGAGGCCACCAAAAATCGCCAGCAAATCCAGCTGCAGAATTCTCGCTGTCCGCCATGCTTGCGGGAGCAAGATAAGCTGGAGAAGTAG